The following are encoded together in the Bos javanicus breed banteng chromosome 4, ARS-OSU_banteng_1.0, whole genome shotgun sequence genome:
- the CNPY1 gene encoding protein canopy homolog 1, whose translation MNDYRLEEDPVTKEKTFKRFAPRKGDKIYKEFKKFYFYSDAYRPLKFACETIIEEFEDEILSLITQEAHQLADTLCGEKSGLCETPTNHTEL comes from the exons ATGAATGACTACAGACTCGAAGAAGACCCCGTGACGAAGGAGAAGACTTTCAAGAGATTTGCTCCGAGGAAAGgagacaaaatatacaaagaatttaaaaaattctatttttattcagaTGCTTACAGACCGTTGAAATTCGCG TGTGAGACTATAATAGAAGAGTTCGAAGATGAAATACTTTCACTTATCACCCAGGAGGCACACCAGCTCGCTGACACGCTGTGCGGTGAAAAGTCAG GTCTGTGTGAAACTCCCACTAACCACACTGAACTCTAG